Below is a window of Populus alba chromosome 2, ASM523922v2, whole genome shotgun sequence DNA.
TTATAACTTGGTTTgagatataaaatgatttttttccacTGGATTAAATTATCAATTCAAAGTTCAAAGTGATATATACGACTTTCACTTTTTAGTTgcccaataaaattattaaactatcCTTAAAGGCTATGTTAATTGAATTTAAGGAGATGGGTTTTTTCAAgcatttcaagatttttttacatattaagaTACTCAAATCacccttcaaaattaaaatttctcaaaGTTAACGTGAAGGTTGTTATcattatcttatatatttttttttatatttcgcAAGTTAACTTTGAAACGTgtaaaacttttaataaaaatataatattattttaaataaaaaaattaatattttatacaacATATACTCTAGCAAATGGGAGGCGCATATATTATTTGAGCAGCGCACCTCTCAATAGCCAAACACTATATTTTGTTAAGATGTTCAAAGCATAAAAACTACACCTTTTATGGTGGTAAAACGTGTGTCGCCTCCCCCTGCATGATAGagctttgataatattttttttttctctctctccagcCTTGAAAAACACAATGTCCTtgcaaaaatttataaaaatgtggtcatttgtaaaatttattacattgatccttattcttttgattgtatcaaaattgatttatttatttatcaatttaatctcttagcattttatttttttattaaattcagtcctcgttcttttaattgttatttggttttttcttgtacttttcttaattatttttttttaaaatttcatccctcgtaatttaatttcattttatttttatatcaattttgatcttcattcttttcaatcctattttgttgattaattttcaACTTTACCCCTCATTatttggttgattgagaatttgatttcataatttttatgggTTTACCTTTTCTGGTTCAAACTGATCTCATGATTCGTGTCATGGATTTAAGAGATTAGACTAGgttggatttagtttttttatgttattttttaaaattgattttttaaaaaattttaatatttaatagtgtaTTATTGGTTAGGGATATTTGGTGGGACAAGATGGAAAAACCATTAAAGACTttgtttccatgaaaatatgagagCAAGAGAAAGACATCATTGATGTGAGCTATGATGTAGATGTTTAAATATGTTGCTGTCTTCCAAGAGTTAGTTCAAGCAAAGCTTGTTGAccaaatcatttcatttttcaataaattgatCTAGTTTTGCCCAACTTGAGCTTCCTCTTTATTTTCCATGGCTTAGTTTTATGTATTCTTTCGAGAAAAAGTTAGCTTTCAAATTGTACTTTATGCTTGTTTTTAGAGGATGAGTCATTTGAAGATTTGAgatctaaatgttttttttatcgatttgAATTATCCTTGGATTACTATTGTGAGCAACTTCACCTTGCATTTATTGTTTCCATTTTGGACACAAATGTTTACCCCCtgataatttattgaatatattaatcAGTCaattttaggaataaaaattcaaattttgtatTCCTTCagaatttctttatatatacataCTTTTAGGTGGATATTAGCATATATGaataatagatattttattattaaaatcaaataataagaaAGTTTATCTTAGATATAATGTTTTagggtaatttttatttttcttttagtacAATCAAACATTTATCTagaaatttctaaaaattaattagaatttctagtaaccatgaaattaaatgacggtttattttttatatatattcttaccCCTTCAAAATAGTTAAGTTTGTGAGATATCCCcatgaaattatttataaaaaaaaattatcaaaaataaattcaatttttcaagtactaattttatttaatttcttgaaaattaatgttaaattactTCTTTAGtagtaattttaattataacatcCTAACAATATGACTATCAAATAGTTAATGATTTTACTTCCAGCCAAAAAAACacgttattttattattataatctaataatttaatatttgtaatcTTATGTTTTCTCATAACGAACCATAATGGAGCCAAGCGTGCTCATAATTTCAAAGGTTGATGCATTCggttattattttaacttatatttcaaaaaatatatattttgcattctatattttattcaaCGCGTAGGTCCTTCAAAAAATGTTTGAACTGCTATGAGTTCACCCACGAGCAAATAAAGAACCtactagattatttttttgcccGTGCTGTGCTGTGCTATGGggttaagttaaatttttttaacataaaaaaaaaattcaaacaagtgAATTCATGTTAATTTAACTAATTCATCATCTAGGATAACCttggaaaaaagagaaaaaagaaagtttaatATCCAATAacctaatatcaaaaaaaaaataaaaaattaaagttaaattgaACTAATTTTTTGAACCAACAACTTTGATCAGGAGACCAgaaaataactatataaaaaataaaaataaatcttgaacaaaatttttaattattaaaaaaaaaataataataaaaaacaatgcagACCTAATCTGATacataaattaatgaaattaaataatgagagaattaattgaaaaataaaataaaagaataaaaaaagcaattaaaaaaataagaaccaaaattggataaaaataaacaaataaaataaaattttgagggacaaaattgaaagaaaaaacaaaataaaaaaggataaaaaaagtaattaaaaaaataaggactaaatctatctatatatatatatatatatatatatatatatatataaaagaaatgaaataaaatattgagagataaaattgaaagaaaaaaaaaccaagaaaatgataaaaataaataatcaagaaaatgagtatctctctctctctctctctctctctcacacacacacacacacatatatatatatatatatatatatatatatataaagacaaaGTATAAAGcttaaaacaaatctaaaaaaggaaattcaaaacaaagaaaaagcaataaaaaaaagagagtcataattgattttttgctcctttattttttgttatcaaaataataccatttttactttttagcctaataaaaaatcaagtggTTAGCTAgggaaaaatcatgaaaaaatccattgattttttttgccattttttttttatcaaaataatgttatttttacttcctacatgataaaaaatttgattgacccCGGTAACCTTGATCACTTGACATAACCCATGACCTAGAACATGACAAAGGTTCACTCCCGGGCCAAGTTTTAAAAACATGGCAAAAAAATAAGCACCAAGTATGATATGAAAACTTAGTGAGATAAAACAATGAGGGAtgcaattgcaaaaaaaaaaaaaatcaagaagagaactcaaaataaaaggatatgcaatcataaaaatgaggatcaaattcaataaaaaaaaattgaattaaaatcaaataattagggattaaatcaaaaaataaaatccaatcgaaaaaaataaaagcaaattaaaaagaaagaagatttaatttaaaaatatatataaaaaatcaaatagcaaggaatgaaattaaaaaaataaataaatcaaaagagatTTATTATAGTAATGATGCTTTCAAATACCTTGAGATTTATTATagtaagggatgaaattgatttattataaatcaaaaaatactttcaaatagTAATGATGATACAATTAAAAGATTGAGGGTCACTCAACAATTTTTCAAGCCTAACATAGCTTTTGAGGTGttggagagagaaaagataaggaaagagaaaaattattaCCGGAGCTTCGTTATATCATAGAGGTTGACATACCTCAACCCATCGTGTAAAGGATAGCACGATGCTTCGAACTCCATCCTGAAAAGCGATCAATGGTAACCGGGAGGAGTTGCACACATCGCTCAAAGGACACGAGCACCTTCTACTTGCTGGCATGTgcaataagttttatttatttatgaaaagttAACCCCAAAGGGCTATTTTCTAATTACATTctacaaaaaatatgaaaatccaaaaaaaaaaaactctcaattatAAGCctgtgctgttttttttttttattggcatgAGTGTAATTATACtatgcaataaaatataaaaatattattttagcacGAGTTTGTGTCTGGTACTTTGATTCTTGACgagcaaaattattattttatagtagATTGCATGGTTTATAATCAATTGTAAAACAATGAGGGGGGGTTTTAGCTCtatgtataataatatttatttttgttcgtTGACATCACTGTCAATTTTCTCGCAACTTGGAAAACTTCCCTTctatgaaatttatataaatatgtagataattaaaatatatatagaaaattattctttgttgaatttcaaACAAGACATGTAAGATTTCCATATTAGGTGGCCAactaagaattattttaattttttctgtttattaTCTGATTAATTAACATGCGCATTACGAAAGATGCCTCTTgccaaaattgtctttcttgatAGGTCTTCCGTCCTCCACACACACTTGGCAAAGTGCCTTTCTTTTCCGAGCGACAGACGGAACTAACCTCATTCGGCCAGCAAGGTGGCTTTCTATGCTGTCCTTTTCtgcttgctttttttattaatttcctcGATATGGCACGTGTCATTGCAAGGTCCATAAAGCCTCAAGATCTGTAAATTGCCTCCTGCTCCGATTCTCCAAGCCAGTAGGAAGAATGAACAAAACCCACTTCCAATGGTGCTGTAATTCACACTATTTTACAGTCTTGATGAGAGATTAAGTGTTTGGACTTTAGCAGAAAATCTCAAGTAATCTTGCAAATTAAGGTTACACTAAATCAAGAAATGCGATCCATGCACGAGCAATCACTAGAAATCCCATGTCATTTAAGCTCGTATTTGAAGCATTCAGTACATCCAAGTCATATTTATCACTCTGTCCCCTATTACAAAGCatcgaatttttttaaattcattgcCTGGGGATGATGGCCAAAAACAAGGGTAACGACGATTTACCTGCAGCAGGGGTGATACAAACTTGACCAGTGATCATGCCTTGTGTGGCTCCAATGACAGAGGGGCTTTCCGAAGAAAAGGATGTCAAGAAGGAGCCAGGTCAACAAACTGGTGGCGGTGCAGACATGAGTGTTAAGAACGGCCAGAGATGTGTCTGTGCTGACAGTGTAAGGATCACCGCCGTTGAAACCACTCCATCCCATCCAAAGCAGCCCAGCACCTGCCAACATCAGTGTAACGTTGTCTGGTGGGAACCTTTCTCTGTCCTTGGTCCCACCTGTTCCACCCAAACTGTTAGCATGATATAAAGTTTGGTCGCATTAGGCAAGTACCCAAGAAAGGCTTGGTCCAAAAGAAACTTTTGGTCCACGGAAACATCAGACCTACTGCCATAACGGATCACAAGGCCCGGTACACTTTGAAGACCCACAAGAGTTGCCGCCGTGAGTAGCCACGCGCTGTCTCCTTTGTTCATCCATGCTGGACTTGCTTCATCGGGCAATAATGTTGACTGGAAGTTCTGCCATATGGGCTGAGCTTTGTCTTGCACTGAGGCCTTTCGCCTCCTATAGGCACTTTGACAGGTGGTGGTGTTGGATTTTGAAGCACACAAAGTGTGGTGATATTTGGTCTTGAGAAGGTTATGTCTGTGAGCGTTAGAGCGTATATATACATATAGGTGAAAACAGTGGGCGAAAGTGGCTCTTGTGCTTGCTGTAATGTGCCTGGACTttgccatttattttatatgtgtgGCCATTTTTGTGGCCTAATCAGCTACTTCTAAGTACTTGATAGCCCTATAGGCTTCGATGTTTTTCGAAAATGAAATTTGCCATACTGAGGGCTAAACACGTAATGTCATGGTGCCACGAGAAGAAAAGAACACAGCTCAAGGTGTCATTTCTTTGAGAAGCGGAGAATCCTACGGCTACAAGTTTCAGCAAAGGAAATCCCGCCATAAATTGGCTTCTTTGATGCGTTAACAGATGATgagttgttattgttattataaatattgttattgttattataaaatttatagttttttaggCTTGAATATAGGTGGTTTAGTATTgtgattgtggttattttttaatatatttttcacttaaaaatacattaagataatatatttttttattttttaaaaaatatttttgatatcagcgcattaaaataatttgaaaacaataaaaacatattaatttaaaataaaaaaataaaaaatttaaaaaatatatttttaaaatataaaaataaataaggtaTATATTAACAATAAGGAACAGCTGGCCCGCCTGGTATAAATAGTGAATGTAGCTATTATTGTATCAATAcagatattaaatttattaagttttCCGAGCATAATCTAAGTAAATCAGGGAGGTGGGTGGATttgcaattaaatttttaacatttattactAATACCATTAATAATTGAGGAAGGGCACTGTGTAACATCATGTGACGAGGGAGAGATGCTTCTCTTTGGAGCTCCGTTGCCATTTTTAAGAGGAGTTGTGGCGCAGAGTTGGCTTTTGGTTTTCATgcaacaatttttcttttttaaaagtttacgATGCATTATTGCGTTCTTCACCGTCTGAACTCTGAAGTCCTTTTCCGGGCTGCATGTGCATGATTTACTACGTTTTTACAATCATTTCCTATTTGTTTGGAGCgcatatataattgtttttaaaatattttttattttaaaatatattaaaataaattttttattttttattttaaagtttgatactaatacattaaattaatctaaaaataccaaaaaatattaatttgaagcaaataaaaaaataaaataaaaattaattttttttaaaaaatacttttaaaacatataaataaacattattttcctataaaatttGTTTGACTTTGTTGCGTTTTCAATTTTTTGCAACTTCCCATTGTTCCATAACTACCAGGTCTCTTACTTTTCCtgtcttctttcctttttttttttcttttttttatatataataaagtcCTCCAATTCAGACACCCaagtcattattttttaaggttacTTTTTACATTAATAATTTACAGCAAAACAGTtagttttttatgaaatttagaAACCATAAAGTtaataacttttaataaaaaatcacaataaataaaaaaataaattttaaattccaataaaaaatatatttgctatTGCTTATGTATAACAAAtgccataaaatataaaattatgaatacttatatatatatatatatatatatatatatatatatatatatatatatatatacatgaaccCTATACTTGTATGGTTCAtgggtgtgtgtgtataaatcaTAAACCTTGTCATGTTACTTAAATGAAGGAGTTGAGATGTCACTTATGAGAGGTAAATATCTTTTatatgatattaatattaataaaaatttggtAGATCCTTATGagacttttataaattttagaagtaTAAGGAAAtgattattcttgttttttaatattttatattcaaagcaaaaagaataaacaaataaagtcTTGTGATCCAACATAAAGCTTATAATGATTGTCAATTTCATATACATAGAATTTAAATGATCCCAAGCCCAAGTGTGATTGAAGTAGTAGCTTGTTAGACTCATATATACTTGATTTAGTGCATAGTTGAATCCAGAAATATTAGATCTGACAGCTCGTCGACCTCGTATATATGTAAACTCAGGTTCACAACCGAGCACAAGATATTAAATATGACAACTTATCAAACTCACATGTAGTTGGATTCAATGTGTAACTGAGCTCAATAGTACTGGAAATTTGACAACTTGTTAGGTCCGTGTCAtctaaatttgtattttatcaaatttatatatattaggttaTCACCGTAGCCTGAACTCTTTTAAACAtggatttaaacaaaaatagcatatataaaaatacattcatCCATCAattataatgtgtttttttcatataaaaaaataaacaaattcatttttataattaaaaaaaaacaccaaccaACCTATGAATCATTTGACTACTAGActcataattcaaaaataaaataaaataaaacaacttaaCGCATTTAAAAATGCTATCCATGAAAAattgaatcttgaaattaaaaatggatCTATTCTTATGGATGATCGCGTTGTGTTTTTCTAGCTGAAAAGACATCAAAAAACCATTTTTGGTGTAAGAAATCAAACGACTTGCGGCTGGCTTCCTTTTCAAAAGATGGAAACCCATCGGTGGAAAAGACAAACAAGACGCGTCGTTAGGCATGGAATGCCTTTTTTTCATCTGCTCTCGAGGCCGAGCTTGAAACACCTGACCCAACCTTATTGAAGCTTATGAGTGCAAGCCTGATTACGCGAGTCAGCCCACCCCAacccctttttttcttgttttttcttttaccttttTCCCCCCCTTATTGTTTGAGTATTTCCCTTGAGTTTTGAAAAACTTTCGAATCTCTTTTATTAGATGAAATTTATTGAAGTAAGAAcgatgaatttatatttttgtgccTTAAAATCATATGAAATGTTCATTTAATGATACTAATTATTATATCCAGCTCCATGGCTTCCATAGATGATTTCCCATCTTGTAAGAAGAGGactttagatcaaagtttattttatatatggttattaaagtttaataaatcataagatattttatatgtttttataccaaattcatcaaatatttttattttatctccaTCTTCATCTTGAAAGGAGAAGCATCCTTCGTATTGCATTTAGATAATTGGAGGTAGATGCCTATTCACCATTCCTATGCATCACCAACTTCGTAGTGGaattgctctctctctctctctctccgtgGACAAAGGAGTAAAGGGAGTAAGGGACCAATCAAGCTAAACGAAATGTAAAGTGACCAAAACACGAAATCATAATAGTAAAGGGATCGATATGGTTTCTTAACTTGTCGTCACTTCATTTCTGTTTGTATCCCACGGGCTAAACACCAGTGGCCTTGTTTACTGGATTGGGTTCCTTGTCTACCACCAGTCACTTCCACTCTCATAAATCCCTGCCTCAAGTTCCAATCACCTCTGCATCCAGCTTTACGTTTTTGGCTACTGCCCTGGCGGCAAGCCTCCTCAGGTACCAAATTAACCGGTTGTCTTTATCTATTTTGTTTCAGTTTCAGAGAGATATAGTGAGTAACCACAACCTTACACACTAGACAATTGTACGTCAACATCATGCTCTGAGCAACAACAAACCACCACCAATTAAAACTTCTGCAAGTGGGTTTTCTCTGTAACCTCCAAATCTTACTTCTTTCCTTTGtgggttttctttgtttggtccaGTCATGGCCTCCTCAATGCTCAATGGAGCTGAAAACCTCACTCTGATTAGAGGCATAACCCCTAAAGGGCTAGGCTTTGGGGGGTCTGATTTGCAAGGGAGGCACTTTTCTAAAGTGAATGTAGTCGCTAGTACTAGAATTTCAAAGGCAAGAACTTTGACACCCATGTGCAGTTTATCAGCCTCTAGGCCAGCTTCCCAGCCCAGATTTATCCAACACAAGAAAGAGGCCTTTTGGTTCTATAGGTTTCTCTCAATTGTGTACGACCATGTGATAAATCCTGGGCACTGGACCGAGGACATGAGAGATGAGGCACTTGAGCCTGCAGATCTCAGTAACAGGAATATGTTGGTGGTGGATGTTGGTGGCGGCACTGGTTTCACCACTTTGGGTATAGTTAAGCACGTGGATGCCAAAAATGTTACCATCCTTGATCAATCTCCACACCAACTTGCGAAGGCAAAGCAGAAAGAGCCTTTGAAGGATTGTAAGATTATTGAGGGCGATGCTGAGGATCTACCATTTCGTACTGATTATGCGGATAGATATGTGTCTGCTGGGAGGTATATTTCTGAATTACATACCTTGCCTTTTGCTTGAACTGAATTCTTGTTTTTGCTATTTGATACTGTACTTTATTGTGTTGATTTCTGGCTGTTTTATGTTTTGGTGGCTGGAGAAACAGTCATTTATGCTGGACTACAATGGGACTTTTCTGCatacctttttctttattactTTTGAGCTTTTAATCCTTTCAAGCACTATCTAGAATGATTCTCCTGGTCAAATAtgcattgaattatttttgtgaATATGCTTTCCTGTAATTTGGTACCTCCTTTCCACAAGGCATTAGAACT
It encodes the following:
- the LOC118049320 gene encoding 2-methyl-6-phytyl-1,4-hydroquinone methyltransferase, chloroplastic — its product is MASSMLNGAENLTLIRGITPKGLGFGGSDLQGRHFSKVNVVASTRISKARTLTPMCSLSASRPASQPRFIQHKKEAFWFYRFLSIVYDHVINPGHWTEDMRDEALEPADLSNRNMLVVDVGGGTGFTTLGIVKHVDAKNVTILDQSPHQLAKAKQKEPLKDCKIIEGDAEDLPFRTDYADRYVSAGSIEYWPDPQRGIKEAYRVLKLGGKACVIGPVYPTFWLSRFFADAWMLFPKEEEYIEWFQKAGFKNVQLKRIGPKWYRGVRRHGLIMGCSVTGVKPASGDSPLQLGPKAEDVTEPVKPFVFLMRLILGAMAATYYVLVPIYMWLKDQIVPKGRPI